Genomic DNA from Pseudomonas fluorescens:
GTGGTCCCAAACGGCACCCGCGGTCCGCGGCCATGTGCTGCTCAAGTTGGCAGACCTGCTGGAACGCAACCGCGAAGAGCTGGCGCAGATCGAGACCTGCCAGTCGGGGAAGATCATCCACATCTCCCGGGCCTTCGAAGTCGACCAGGCCGCTCATTTCCTGCGTTACTACGCTGGCTGGGCGACCAAGATCAACGGCGAGACGATCACCCCATCACTGCCCTCCTTCGCTGGCGAACGCTACACCGCGTTCACCTTGCGCGAACCGGTTGGGGTGGTGGTCGGTATCGTGCCGTGGAATTTTTCCACCATGATCGCCATCTGGAAATTGGCCTCAGCCCTGGTGACCGGTTGCAGCATCATCATCAAGCCCAGCGAGTTCACCCCGCTGACCATCCTGCGCATCGCAGAACTGGCCATCGAGGCCGGCCTTCCGGCCGGTGCCCTGAATGTGTTGACCGGCGGCGGCCAAGTGGGCAAAGGGCTGATCGAACACCCGGGCACCAACAAGGTCTCATTCACCGGTTCCGTGCCCACCGGCCTGGCGGTGGGCCAAGCGGCCATGGGCGCCGGGTTGACCCGTGCAACCTTGGAACTGGGCGGGAAGAATGCGGCGGGGTTCCTGCGGGATATCGATCCCGAGGTGGCGGTCAACGGCATCATCGAGGCCGGCTTTCTGCATTCGGGACAGATCTGTGCCGCAGCGGAACGGTTTTTTGTCCATCGGTCGCAGATCGAGTCGATCATGGACAAACTGGCCCAGCGCCTGAGCAAACTCACCATCGGCTCGCCCCTGGACGAACGCACCGAATTCGGCCCGGTGACCAACCGCCAGCACCAGCGCAAACTCGCGGAATTCTTCGCCAAGGCCCGCGCACAGAACAACACCATCGTCCACGGCGGCAAGCTGATCGATGGACCGGGTTGCTATGTGGAGCCGACCATCATCCTCGCCAATCGCCGCGACGACAGCCTGCTCAACGAAGAAACCTTCGGCCCGATCGCCACGTTCTTCCCTTACGACAGTGAGGAGGAACTGCTGGAGCTGATGAACGACACTCCCTACGGCCTGAGCGCCAGTCTCTGGACCAACGACCTGGGCAAAGCCCTGCGCATGGTTCCCGCCATCGAAGCTGGCACGGTCTGGGTGAACATGCACACCCTGCTCGACCCGGCGGTGCCTTTTGGCGGCAGTAAATCTTCAGGGATAGGCCGTGAATTCGGCAGTGCATTCATTGATGATTACACCGAACTGAAGTCGGTGATGATCCGCTACTGACCTTCAAGGGCTCTGTGACAACCCCAGAGCCCTACCCGCAAAAATCCCCCTTGTGGGAGCGGGTTTGCTCGCGAAAGCGGACTATTCAGTCAACCATGATGCCGACTGACCCAACGCCTTCGCGAGCAGGCTCGCTCCCACAGTTTCACCGCCGGCAGGCGTTGACCCGTGGAACTCGGCCGCGCCAGGGCTGGGCGCGTTCCAGTTGGGCGGCCAGGGCCAGCAAAGTGTTTTCCTCGCCAAAGCGACCGGCAAAATGCGCCCCCATCGGCAGGCCATTGGCGCTCCAGGACAACGGCACGGACATCGCCGGCTGACCGCTGGCATTGAACAGTGCAGTGAATGGCGAATAGCTGTGGTAGCGCTCGATCAGTTGATCCAGGCTCATGCACACATCCTGCAGATCCAACTCGCCAATCAGCACCGGTTCACGGGTCAGGACTGGGGTCAGGATCACGTCGTAGTCCTGCATGAACACCGCCAACTGCCGGCCGAGGGCATGAATCCATTCCACCGCCGCGGCATATTGGGCGCCGCTGACGTTGCCCTTGTCCCGCAAGATGATCCGGGTGCGCACCTCCAGCTCTTCGGCCTGCACGGCAAACCCACGCATCTGGCCCAGCAGGTCGACATAGTGACGAGAGCTGGCGCCAATGATGGTGAACACGTGGTCGAGAAACTCCAGCAATCCCACCGGCAGGCTCACCGGTTCGACACGGTGCCCCAAGGACTCGCACAACCGCGCGGCCTCGCCCACCGCCTGAAGGCTCTGGGGTGACGTAGGCCAAGGCTCGAGTTGCTCGACCAGGGCAATGCGCAACGGCTTGGGATCAGCCTGCACCGCCATCACATACGGCAACGCCTGGACCGGCGCGGCATAGGGCGCCCCCAGGTCCATCCCGGCGGTGGCGTCCAGCAGCGCCGCACTGTCGCGCACCGACAAGGTAATCGCATGGGGCGTGCCCATCCCCGCCCAGCCCTCGCCCACTATCGGCCCCGACGGCAGCAAGCCACGGCTGGGCTTGAACCCGAACACACCGCAGCAAGACGCCGGCACCCGCAATGAACCACCGCCGTCGTTGCCATGGGCGAACGGCACCACCCGGGCCGCCACCAACGCCGCCGCGCCGCCACTGGAGCCACCGGCGCTGTGGTCGGTGCTCCAGGGGTTGCGGGTGGCGCCGAAGCGCGCGGACTCGGTGGAGTACGAGGTGCCGAACTCCGGCGAAGTGCTGGTGCCCATCACTTGACATCCGGCACGACGCAGACGCGTCACGACTTCCGATTCGAAATCCGCCCGGAAGTCGCCCAGTGCGCGTGAGCCGTTAGTCATCGCCGCGCCGTGGACCGGCGAAAACAGGTCTTTGATCAAGGTTGGCACACCGGCCAGCAAACCTTGGCCAACCTCTGGCGTACGCGCCGCCTCCCGAGCCGAATCGTACAAACGCTCTGCCACCGCATTGAGCTGCGGCTCGACCCGCTCCAGGCGCTCGATGGCGGTTTCCAGCAGTTCGCCGGGCTGGACTTCGCCACGCCTGACCCACTCGGCCAGCGCCGTGGCGTCTTCACTGTCCATCAAATGGTGGATGTCTTGCATACCCATGTTTCAGATTCCTTATGTCACGACGATTGATGTGATCCGACGGTGCTCGCCTGCCCCTGGCCCCGTGCACGCAGACCGGCAATGACCCAGAACAATGCCAAGGTAAAACTGGCCAGGGCCAGCCACTGGATGGCGTGACGCAGGTCACCGGCGAAGACAACCACCGACGCCACCACCAGCGGACTGACGAATTGGCCGATGTACAGGCACGAGGTAAACCCGCCCAAACCCCGGCCGCGGGTGTTGGCGGTCAAGGCATTCATCACCGGCGCCATCACATTGGGCACCAGCAACCCGGCCCCCAGGCCCTGGATGAACACCGCCACCAGCACAGCGTTGTAGCTTTGTCCGCGCATCAGCAACCACAGCCCCAGGCCCATCAAGCCGAGCAACAATGCGTTGCAACCGGCGATGCCGAAGCGACGGCGCAGCAACGGCCACATCAGCGAACCGCCCAAGGTCGCCAACAGGCTCAGCCCCGCCGCCAGGCCGATCAGCGTGCTGGAGGTGATGCCCAGGCTGACCAACAACGTCGGCGCCTGGATAGGCATGATGAATGTCAAGACCATGCCGCCCAGAATCATCAGGTAGCCGACCAGCAGTGGCAGCACGGCGACCTTGGCCGGAGCCGACTCATCGACGCGCTGCTCGACCTTCTGCTGCTTCGTCACCGGCGGTTCCCAGAGGACTTTCATCATGGCCGGCACCAGCAGCAGTGGCAGCAGATACAACAGGAATGGCGCACGCCACGAGTGCTCGCCGAGCACACCGCCCACCACGAAAAACAGCGCCCCCACCAGGCCAATGGTCACCACCTGCCGGTTGACGTAACGCAACCGCTCCTCGCCCTGCCAATAGTCAGCGATCAAGGTTGCGCAGCAGGTCATCACCGCAGCCTCCGTACACCCGAACAACAGCCGCACACCGACTATCGAAGGCAGGCTATCGAGCAGGGCCGGCAATGCGCCGAGCAAGGCGTAGAGCACCGTGGCAATCACCAGCAACGCCTTGCGTCCAACCCGGTCGGCCAACCAGCCAGCCAAGGGTGCGCACACTGCAATCGCCAGGGCGGGACCGGTAATCGCCAACGGCACCAGCAGATCGGCGCGCGGTTCCAAGGGACCGAATTCGGCCCCCAACCGGGGCAGGATCGGCGTGACCATCACCGCGCCCATGATCGTCAGGCTGCTGCCCAGCATCAGCACCCCGCCTTCGCGCCAACTGGCCTGGCGCGACGGGGTGGCCGCCGTTGAAACGGAACTTGATTGGTTCATGACGAGCCCCTTCTAGAAACTGTGGGAAATACGCAGCGCCGCGGTATAGCCCTCGGCGCGGTTGCGCGCATCGAGCTCCTTGTAGACATGCAGCCACACGGGTGGAATGCCGGGCTTGAAGTAGCTCACCGCCGGCCCGACCGCCAACACCCGGGCGCGATTGCCGGTTTCCAGCCCCGGCGCGTCGTCATCGGTGAACTGCCGGTAGTAGTACCCGCCCACGCCCAAGGTCCATGGCCCGACGTGCTGGCCCACGGCAAATTCGTGACGGTACTCGACGCCATTCTTGTAGTCGGTGGCGTGGTTGCGGGTGTTGATGTCGGCTTCAAAGCTGGAAGACACCTCGAAGCCGCTGTCGAAGATGTAGGTGGCGTTGAGGATCGGCGAGAAGGTCCAGTGGTTGAGACCCGGCGAGATCAAGCGATCCTTGTCGTAGTCGCCCGTGGGGGCCTGGATCTGGAACTGTGCATTGACGAACAGGTTCGGCGACAGGGTCCATTGCAGGATAACCGGCAACACCTGGATATCAGCCAGGCGAAACGGGTCGGCCGCAAGGTCCAGCGGACCGACAGGCGTCTGCACCTGTAGCGAAGCGTCCATCTGGAAAAACGGCACGACGGCGCCGAAGCCATACTTGGCACCCAGCACCGTGTAATCGGTCATGCGCATGTAGGCGACGCCGATGGACAAGACATCCAGGGAGAAATTGTTGTCCACGGACTTGCCGTGGCGATCCTTCTGCACGTTGGCCGAATAGAACGCTGTACGCAGGCCGACGGTGCCAAAGGGCGTGGCCGGCGGCATCATGCCCGCGCCGAAATCATAGACCCCGACCGCCGTGGTCGGCGCGCCGTTTTCGGTGCCATGGGCAACGGTGCAGGCACCGAGCAGCCCCAGGGTTAACCACGTACAGTGCCAGACGTTTGTTTTTTTGTTTTGGTACATCGAATGCCCCTCCGACCATGTGGTGTTGGGGTCATCCTAGGGAGCCAGCCGGTCAGCCGTTATCCGTTTTCAGCACAGATGCGTGCGACGCAAGGTGTGTGACGGGGTTTCGCCAAACAGGGTCCGGTAATCACTGGAAAACCGGCTCAAATGCCAGAACCCCCAGCGTGCCGCCACCTCCTGCACACCCAGCACCTGATCGCCATTGCGCAGCTCACGGCGCACCGCATTGAGGCGCAACGCCCGCAGATAAGCCACCGGATTGATGCCCAGGGTCTCCTGGAAGCAATACTGCAGTTTGCGTCGGCTGGCACCGATGTGATTGCACAGGTCGAGGATCGACAGCGGCTCATCGACATGGGCCAAGGCGTACTCCCGGGCGCGGTCGACCATGCGTTTGCGCGCCGTGGGACTGAGCGGTGGTGCTTCGTCCGGCGCCACCAGTTCCAGTATGTGCAACATCACCGTGTCGCGCAGGCCCCGGCGAATCGACTCGTACCCCAGCAACGAGTCACGCCCCTGCTCGCCCCCTTCAAGCTCATCGAACAACGCCGCAAGCTCGGCGGGCAGCGTCGAGTTGCCAAGACGGTAACACTTGGGAAGATCGGTAATTCGAAAGCGACTGCCTTGTCGCTCCAGCACATGCTCCAACGCCTGCTCGTCGATGGCGACACCGAGCAGATCCAGATGCTGGGGCGTGCGCAACTCAGGCAGGTTATGCCCATGGGCGACCAATAGGCTCGGTTCGACAATCGGGTGCCCGGAGCAAAAGACCGGCCCATCCGCACTCAGTGGCACGCTGAAGGTGATGGCGCCCTCCCAGGCCATGCCTTGCTTGGTCAGGGCCTGATTAGAGCGGTCGCGCACCAACTGCATCCAATCCGAGCGGAACTCGATCAACTCGCCGTCGAAGCGACCGGGGGTCAACTGGTCATAGCAGACCTGCCACCCCCCCATGTTGCGGGCGTGCTCATCGATGTCAGCGGTGCGGAACCGATTGATCGGCAGCGTCGGCAACAGGTCCGACGAGACCGCTGGCTGCGCCATGTTGGAGTTGTTCATTGACCCGACCTTTGATGATTCCAGGGCTTACGGGTCAAAGCTCAGGCAAGTTCCATTCCGCCCCGTGGACCGGTCGGGCAATTGTGCCGAAAACGGATAATCGGCCCGGATTCAGCTGCCGGCGTCGGCATGGGCCTCTTCGAAGAAATAGTCCTTCCAGCTGTCGGCCTTGTTTTTCAACACGCCCAGTTCATGCAGTTTTTCGGCATAGATGTAGGTGCGTTGCGGAACGACGATGAAGTCGATTTCGGGGTCGGTGACGATTTTTTCCACCAGCGCCAGCGGCAACTTGGACTGTTCAACGCGGATGTAGGTCTGGGCAGCGGCCGGCTTGTCGGCCTTGATGATGCCTTGCGCCTCCACCAAGGCATCGTAGAACGCCTTGTAGGTCTTGGGGTTTTCGTCGTGGAATTTTTCCGTGGTGTAGAGCACGTTGAACGTCGCCGGCCCGCCCAGCACATCATAGGAACTGAGCACCTTGTGCACATTGGGGCTTTGCAGTGCCTGGTACTGGAACGGTGGGCTGGAGAAGTGCGAATTGATCTCCGACTGGCCGGCGATCAGCGCCGCCGTCGCATCCGGGTGCGGAAGGCTGACCGAGATGTCGTCGAATTTCTTGAAATGATCGTTGCCGAACACCTTGGCGGTTTCGATCTGCAACGTGCGCGACTGGAACCCGACACCCGCCGCCGGGACGGCGATCCGGTCCTTGTCGGTGAAGTCCTTGAGGCTCTTCACGTTCGGGTTGTTGGTCAGCAGGTAGTTGGGCATCGACCCCAGCGAGGCGATGGCCTTGACGTTCTGCTTGCCGCGGGTCCGATCCCAGATCGTCAGCATCGGCGGAACGCCCGCCGACACCACATCCAGGGCGCCGGTCAGCAAGGCCTCGTTCATCGCCGTCGCGCCGGAAATGCTGTTCCAGTCCACTTTGATATCCAGGCCCTGGGCCTTGCCATGCTTCTCGATGAGCTGCTGGTCACGCACCACATCCAGGATCAGGTAGCCGATACCGAATTGCTGGGCAATGCTGATCTTGCCCTCGGCATGGGCCAAGGGATTGAGCAGCGCAGTGGCCGCCAGGGAAACCAACAAGGTGAGCGCAGGACGCTTGAAAGCCATGGTCTGGTGAACCTCACAGTAGGTGAAAAGACTGAAGGTCACGACTTTAAAGCTATAAGAATATTAATTTAAATACCTTAATAGAATATAAATAGCACCTAAATATTCAGTATCCGAGCCTATGAAGCCGCACTCACGGGCAC
This window encodes:
- a CDS encoding aldehyde dehydrogenase family protein, with amino-acid sequence MSDIALLPQVEAFLGRHHALFIDGGYVESQSSQTLDVVNPANGQVIAQVSDATSGDIDVAVESSRRGFKQWSQTAPAVRGHVLLKLADLLERNREELAQIETCQSGKIIHISRAFEVDQAAHFLRYYAGWATKINGETITPSLPSFAGERYTAFTLREPVGVVVGIVPWNFSTMIAIWKLASALVTGCSIIIKPSEFTPLTILRIAELAIEAGLPAGALNVLTGGGQVGKGLIEHPGTNKVSFTGSVPTGLAVGQAAMGAGLTRATLELGGKNAAGFLRDIDPEVAVNGIIEAGFLHSGQICAAAERFFVHRSQIESIMDKLAQRLSKLTIGSPLDERTEFGPVTNRQHQRKLAEFFAKARAQNNTIVHGGKLIDGPGCYVEPTIILANRRDDSLLNEETFGPIATFFPYDSEEELLELMNDTPYGLSASLWTNDLGKALRMVPAIEAGTVWVNMHTLLDPAVPFGGSKSSGIGREFGSAFIDDYTELKSVMIRY
- a CDS encoding amidase — encoded protein: MGMQDIHHLMDSEDATALAEWVRRGEVQPGELLETAIERLERVEPQLNAVAERLYDSAREAARTPEVGQGLLAGVPTLIKDLFSPVHGAAMTNGSRALGDFRADFESEVVTRLRRAGCQVMGTSTSPEFGTSYSTESARFGATRNPWSTDHSAGGSSGGAAALVAARVVPFAHGNDGGGSLRVPASCCGVFGFKPSRGLLPSGPIVGEGWAGMGTPHAITLSVRDSAALLDATAGMDLGAPYAAPVQALPYVMAVQADPKPLRIALVEQLEPWPTSPQSLQAVGEAARLCESLGHRVEPVSLPVGLLEFLDHVFTIIGASSRHYVDLLGQMRGFAVQAEELEVRTRIILRDKGNVSGAQYAAAVEWIHALGRQLAVFMQDYDVILTPVLTREPVLIGELDLQDVCMSLDQLIERYHSYSPFTALFNASGQPAMSVPLSWSANGLPMGAHFAGRFGEENTLLALAAQLERAQPWRGRVPRVNACRR
- a CDS encoding MFS transporter; this encodes MNQSSSVSTAATPSRQASWREGGVLMLGSSLTIMGAVMVTPILPRLGAEFGPLEPRADLLVPLAITGPALAIAVCAPLAGWLADRVGRKALLVIATVLYALLGALPALLDSLPSIVGVRLLFGCTEAAVMTCCATLIADYWQGEERLRYVNRQVVTIGLVGALFFVVGGVLGEHSWRAPFLLYLLPLLLVPAMMKVLWEPPVTKQQKVEQRVDESAPAKVAVLPLLVGYLMILGGMVLTFIMPIQAPTLLVSLGITSSTLIGLAAGLSLLATLGGSLMWPLLRRRFGIAGCNALLLGLMGLGLWLLMRGQSYNAVLVAVFIQGLGAGLLVPNVMAPVMNALTANTRGRGLGGFTSCLYIGQFVSPLVVASVVVFAGDLRHAIQWLALASFTLALFWVIAGLRARGQGQASTVGSHQSS
- a CDS encoding SphA family protein, translating into MYQNKKTNVWHCTWLTLGLLGACTVAHGTENGAPTTAVGVYDFGAGMMPPATPFGTVGLRTAFYSANVQKDRHGKSVDNNFSLDVLSIGVAYMRMTDYTVLGAKYGFGAVVPFFQMDASLQVQTPVGPLDLAADPFRLADIQVLPVILQWTLSPNLFVNAQFQIQAPTGDYDKDRLISPGLNHWTFSPILNATYIFDSGFEVSSSFEADINTRNHATDYKNGVEYRHEFAVGQHVGPWTLGVGGYYYRQFTDDDAPGLETGNRARVLAVGPAVSYFKPGIPPVWLHVYKELDARNRAEGYTAALRISHSF
- a CDS encoding helix-turn-helix domain-containing protein, coding for MNNSNMAQPAVSSDLLPTLPINRFRTADIDEHARNMGGWQVCYDQLTPGRFDGELIEFRSDWMQLVRDRSNQALTKQGMAWEGAITFSVPLSADGPVFCSGHPIVEPSLLVAHGHNLPELRTPQHLDLLGVAIDEQALEHVLERQGSRFRITDLPKCYRLGNSTLPAELAALFDELEGGEQGRDSLLGYESIRRGLRDTVMLHILELVAPDEAPPLSPTARKRMVDRAREYALAHVDEPLSILDLCNHIGASRRKLQYCFQETLGINPVAYLRALRLNAVRRELRNGDQVLGVQEVAARWGFWHLSRFSSDYRTLFGETPSHTLRRTHLC
- a CDS encoding ABC transporter substrate-binding protein gives rise to the protein MAFKRPALTLLVSLAATALLNPLAHAEGKISIAQQFGIGYLILDVVRDQQLIEKHGKAQGLDIKVDWNSISGATAMNEALLTGALDVVSAGVPPMLTIWDRTRGKQNVKAIASLGSMPNYLLTNNPNVKSLKDFTDKDRIAVPAAGVGFQSRTLQIETAKVFGNDHFKKFDDISVSLPHPDATAALIAGQSEINSHFSSPPFQYQALQSPNVHKVLSSYDVLGGPATFNVLYTTEKFHDENPKTYKAFYDALVEAQGIIKADKPAAAQTYIRVEQSKLPLALVEKIVTDPEIDFIVVPQRTYIYAEKLHELGVLKNKADSWKDYFFEEAHADAGS